From the Paenibacillus sp. FSL H8-0548 genome, one window contains:
- a CDS encoding glycosidase, whose amino-acid sequence MSKFNNRKQLLTEQYEELIQRKNEPEALGNGVFDRYVHPVLTAAHAPLIWKYDFNPETNPFFMERLGIHCVFNPGAIYLNGKFHLVARVEGNDRKSFFAIAESDSAVDGFRFWDHPILLPETSEPDVNVYDMRLVQHEDGWIYGLFCTERKDPSAPKGDLSSAIAQCGIVRTKDLRQWERLPDLKTASNQQRNVVLHPEFIDGNYAFYTRPQDGFIDTGSGGGIGWGLSDTIENAEVKREIIIDERHYHTIKEVKNGQGPAPIKTDKGWIHIAHGVRNTAAGLRYVLYAFLSDLQEPNKVTHRPGGHLLAPEGIERVGDVSNVAFCNGVIAQDNGDVFIYYASSDTRCHVAATTVDQLLDYCLNTPEDPLRSHACVEQRIALIDRNLQLQA is encoded by the coding sequence ATGAGCAAGTTTAATAATCGCAAACAATTGCTGACAGAACAATATGAGGAGCTTATTCAACGCAAAAATGAACCTGAAGCGCTTGGAAACGGCGTATTTGACCGCTATGTGCATCCCGTACTGACGGCAGCCCATGCGCCGCTAATTTGGAAGTATGATTTTAATCCGGAGACGAACCCGTTCTTCATGGAACGGCTTGGCATTCACTGTGTGTTCAACCCCGGTGCTATTTATTTAAATGGAAAGTTCCACCTCGTTGCGCGCGTTGAGGGCAATGACCGCAAATCCTTTTTTGCGATCGCTGAAAGCGACAGCGCTGTAGATGGCTTCCGCTTCTGGGATCATCCGATTCTGCTTCCAGAAACTAGCGAGCCAGATGTTAATGTGTATGATATGCGCCTTGTGCAGCATGAGGACGGCTGGATTTATGGACTGTTTTGTACGGAGAGAAAAGACCCTTCTGCGCCAAAAGGCGACCTTTCAAGCGCTATCGCACAATGCGGTATCGTAAGAACAAAGGATCTGAGGCAATGGGAACGCCTTCCTGATCTGAAGACTGCTTCCAACCAACAACGCAATGTCGTGCTCCACCCTGAATTTATTGATGGCAATTATGCTTTCTACACGCGTCCGCAGGATGGCTTCATCGACACAGGCTCAGGCGGCGGCATCGGATGGGGACTCTCCGACACGATTGAGAATGCTGAGGTTAAGCGTGAGATTATTATTGATGAGCGTCATTATCATACGATTAAGGAAGTCAAGAACGGCCAAGGTCCCGCTCCAATTAAAACAGATAAAGGCTGGATTCATATCGCCCACGGCGTTCGCAACACTGCAGCAGGCCTGCGTTATGTATTGTATGCTTTCTTATCCGATCTGCAGGAGCCGAATAAAGTAACGCATCGCCCAGGCGGTCACCTGCTTGCACCTGAAGGTATCGAGCGCGTCGGCGATGTCTCAAATGTCGCTTTCTGCAATGGTGTCATTGCGCAGGACAACGGAGATGTCTTCATCTATTACGCATCCTCCGACACTCGCTGCCATGTTGCTGCAACTACGGTCGACCAACTGCTCGACTATTGCCTGAACACACCAGAGGACCCGCTTCGCTCCCACGCTTGCGTGGAGCAGCGCATTGCTCTTATTGATCGCAACCTGCAGCTGCAAGCGTAA
- a CDS encoding extracellular solute-binding protein: MKKVFSLAIVSVFMLTTLAACGGNNTNSSEATNKPSTNEAATNKPDNGGKEEVSAIKGEVVFLTNRTDMIDKQYTEYEKTFEAKYPGVDLKFEAITDYDKTLKIRIASGDFPDVVFTPTLPNSELPNYFAELDDIAFSGDIHFKDLKATGGKMYGISSGASTVGIVYNKKAFEKAGITVLPKTYDEFLAASQKLKDAGIVPLASNFKDKWPLDTWVYDIPTLIGGASDHQNKRAETNEPYTLDNAYGKSYGIIRELYTKGFLETDVNSTNWEQSKKDVATGKFGMYLLGNWVINQVIENGAASEDIGFFPFPVDNSGESKAPLNPDFFYAVNKNGNVEAAKAFVQWMIEESGYDDFAGFIPTLKDKESKLSQLAEFNSFNPEFFEPASPVDAATEIQNKAQLDQAAVVQEFVLSKDPQKVFDKVNTAWAKAKKDLGL; this comes from the coding sequence ATGAAAAAGGTCTTTTCGTTAGCGATTGTTTCTGTATTTATGCTAACAACATTGGCGGCTTGTGGTGGGAATAATACGAACTCGAGTGAAGCAACTAACAAGCCGAGTACGAATGAGGCTGCTACAAACAAACCAGACAACGGTGGAAAAGAAGAAGTATCTGCAATAAAAGGTGAGGTTGTTTTTCTTACTAACCGTACGGACATGATCGACAAGCAATATACCGAATATGAAAAAACGTTCGAAGCGAAATACCCTGGCGTAGATCTAAAATTCGAAGCGATTACCGATTATGATAAAACGTTGAAAATTCGTATCGCTTCAGGCGATTTCCCTGATGTTGTATTCACTCCAACGCTGCCTAATTCGGAGCTTCCTAATTATTTCGCTGAGCTTGATGACATTGCATTCTCCGGCGATATTCACTTCAAGGATTTGAAGGCTACTGGAGGTAAAATGTACGGCATTTCCTCCGGCGCTTCCACAGTCGGCATCGTCTATAACAAAAAGGCATTTGAGAAAGCGGGCATTACCGTTCTTCCGAAAACGTACGACGAGTTCCTTGCAGCATCGCAAAAGCTGAAGGATGCTGGCATCGTGCCGCTTGCTTCGAATTTTAAAGACAAATGGCCGCTTGATACTTGGGTATACGATATTCCAACGCTAATCGGCGGAGCATCTGATCACCAAAATAAACGCGCAGAAACGAATGAACCTTACACGCTTGACAATGCTTACGGCAAATCATATGGAATTATTCGTGAATTGTATACAAAGGGCTTCCTTGAGACCGATGTAAACTCGACGAACTGGGAGCAATCGAAAAAAGACGTAGCAACCGGCAAGTTCGGTATGTATCTTCTTGGCAACTGGGTTATCAACCAAGTTATTGAGAATGGTGCTGCAAGTGAGGATATCGGCTTCTTCCCATTCCCTGTTGATAACTCCGGAGAATCCAAAGCACCGCTTAATCCAGACTTCTTCTATGCCGTCAACAAAAACGGCAATGTAGAGGCTGCTAAAGCGTTCGTACAATGGATGATTGAGGAATCAGGCTATGATGATTTTGCAGGCTTCATCCCAACATTGAAGGATAAAGAATCCAAGCTGTCACAGCTTGCTGAATTCAACAGCTTCAATCCTGAATTTTTCGAGCCTGCTTCACCTGTAGATGCAGCGACAGAAATTCAAAACAAAGCGCAGCTTGATCAAGCTGCAGTCGTTCAGGAATTTGTATTGTCGAAGGATCCTCAGAAGGTGTTTGACAAAGTGAATACCGCTTGGGCGAAAGCTAAAAAAGATCTAGGTCTGTAG
- a CDS encoding GNAT family protein gives MSEIFQEHIILGNKFVSLVPFSREYEEGLRRIIFDEQITEFTGNHLKTDSDLQSYISSALASREEKAAYPFIVIDQISGEVAGSTRFGNIGMHSKRLEIGWTWYGEAFRGTNVNKAAKYELLRYAFEELRFNRVQFSVDAENSRSQRAVEKLGAKQEGVFRCNYMNANGECRDDIYYSIVKSEWPELKATIFREFI, from the coding sequence ATGAGTGAAATCTTTCAAGAACATATTATTTTGGGAAATAAATTCGTCTCGCTGGTACCCTTTAGCCGGGAGTATGAGGAAGGTCTTCGGAGAATCATCTTTGATGAGCAGATTACCGAGTTTACGGGAAATCATTTGAAGACCGATTCGGATTTACAGAGCTACATCTCTAGCGCTCTTGCCAGCAGGGAAGAAAAAGCGGCCTATCCGTTTATTGTCATTGATCAAATATCAGGCGAAGTTGCGGGATCAACACGTTTTGGAAATATAGGTATGCACAGCAAGAGACTCGAAATAGGATGGACTTGGTACGGTGAAGCGTTTAGAGGAACTAATGTTAATAAGGCAGCAAAATATGAGCTGCTGCGTTATGCATTTGAGGAGCTGCGGTTTAACCGCGTGCAGTTCAGCGTGGATGCTGAAAATAGCCGGTCACAGAGAGCAGTAGAAAAATTGGGGGCCAAGCAGGAAGGCGTATTTCGATGCAATTATATGAATGCGAATGGTGAGTGCCGAGATGATATTTATTATAGTATTGTAAAATCGGAATGGCCCGAGCTTAAGGCGACGATATTTCGTGAGTTTATATAA
- a CDS encoding benzoate/H(+) symporter BenE family transporter, with amino-acid sequence MHAAPRNPKNAAVVSGVLLAMFGLFAWKMIAFINILPLSFIVLLTGFSLLGVFIQSVQLTFSEAAYRYSTDFTFAIAVANVAFQGISAPVWCLAAGIVTMKLLGEGKGGAV; translated from the coding sequence ATCCATGCTGCGCCTCGTAATCCGAAGAACGCCGCAGTCGTCTCGGGCGTATTGTTAGCAATGTTCGGGTTATTTGCTTGGAAGATGATCGCCTTTATTAACATTCTACCGCTTTCGTTTATCGTGCTTCTTACGGGCTTCTCGCTATTGGGTGTGTTCATTCAAAGCGTTCAATTGACGTTCTCGGAAGCTGCTTACCGTTACTCAACAGATTTTACATTCGCAATCGCCGTAGCCAACGTCGCTTTTCAAGGCATTTCCGCACCGGTATGGTGCTTGGCTGCCGGTATCGTTACGATGAAGCTGCTTGGCGAAGGAAAAGGGGGTGCCGTATAA
- a CDS encoding carbohydrate ABC transporter permease: MNKANRLWDAIKYLSLVLAGFAILFPPYIIVVNAFKTKDEFHTKSTIAMPDSFLYFKNFVQAFKQADMTNAFGNTLFIIAVTLILNILIGSAFCYAVGRFSFKFKGPIVGLFLFATIIPAITTQVVNYKTIQTLGLTNNLMGPVLIYVGADILQIYIYLQFIRNIPYELDESAMMEGASLIRIFRSIIFPLLGPATATIVILKTISIYNDMFIPLLYLPRAEHVVVSTSLMRFFGVNSGDWQMISSAILIIMIPTAILYLFLQKYIFAGVTSGAVK; the protein is encoded by the coding sequence GTGAATAAAGCAAATAGACTTTGGGATGCAATCAAATATTTAAGTCTCGTATTGGCTGGTTTTGCAATATTGTTCCCGCCGTATATTATCGTCGTCAACGCGTTCAAAACGAAGGATGAATTTCATACAAAATCGACGATTGCAATGCCCGATAGCTTTCTCTACTTTAAAAACTTCGTGCAGGCGTTCAAGCAAGCCGACATGACCAACGCCTTTGGCAACACCTTGTTTATTATTGCGGTTACGCTTATTTTGAACATTTTGATCGGGTCTGCGTTTTGTTATGCAGTTGGCCGCTTTAGCTTTAAATTCAAAGGACCGATTGTCGGCTTATTTCTCTTCGCGACGATCATTCCGGCTATAACGACTCAGGTTGTTAACTACAAAACGATTCAAACCCTTGGTCTGACAAACAATTTGATGGGTCCTGTACTCATCTATGTAGGCGCGGACATATTGCAAATCTACATTTACCTACAATTTATTCGCAACATTCCTTATGAGCTGGATGAAAGTGCAATGATGGAGGGAGCCTCACTCATCCGGATTTTCCGCTCCATCATTTTCCCGCTGCTTGGGCCAGCAACAGCTACAATCGTTATTTTGAAGACGATCAGCATTTATAATGATATGTTTATCCCGCTGCTGTATTTGCCTAGAGCAGAGCATGTCGTAGTTTCTACATCGCTTATGCGCTTCTTCGGAGTTAACAGTGGCGATTGGCAAATGATATCCTCAGCGATTCTTATCATAATGATTCCAACGGCTATTCTTTATTTATTCCTGCAAAAATATATATTCGCGGGTGTGACGAGCGGTGCGGTTAAATAA
- a CDS encoding 1,4-beta-xylanase, protein MTSTADYIGGMTWGWTGIRGTWTGPRAERSMELMAERLNVNWTAVTLAALQDHAQATEINFREAPTVTDDEVRHAIRKAKELELKVCLKPVVNCANGTWRAHINFFDLDVPCEPKWSDWFASYTEFILHYAQIAEEMGCEMLCIGCEMVQTDRREQEWRQLIAAVRSIYSGIVTYNCDKYQEGEVQWWDAVDVISSSGYYPIDAWEEQLDRIEQVVAKFDKPFFFMEAGCPSREGSQYIPNDWGLSGAPSEETQRRFYESMFEHSDKRIWVGGFMLWDWPAHLYEESDAAANDDYCMYGKQAEQTVRDYYISKIVEANKEGAAK, encoded by the coding sequence ATGACAAGTACTGCAGACTATATCGGCGGAATGACTTGGGGTTGGACCGGCATCCGAGGAACATGGACGGGACCTAGGGCAGAGCGTTCCATGGAGCTTATGGCGGAGCGTTTGAATGTGAACTGGACCGCCGTTACACTCGCCGCACTTCAAGATCATGCGCAAGCGACTGAAATCAACTTTCGCGAGGCCCCTACCGTTACAGATGATGAGGTTCGACATGCCATTCGCAAGGCGAAGGAGCTAGAGCTCAAGGTTTGCTTGAAGCCTGTCGTCAATTGTGCGAACGGGACATGGCGTGCTCATATTAACTTTTTCGATCTCGACGTCCCGTGTGAGCCAAAATGGTCAGACTGGTTCGCCTCTTATACCGAATTCATTTTGCATTATGCGCAAATCGCTGAAGAAATGGGCTGTGAAATGCTGTGCATTGGCTGCGAAATGGTTCAAACCGACCGCCGCGAGCAGGAATGGCGCCAATTGATAGCTGCGGTTCGCAGCATATATTCAGGCATAGTGACCTACAATTGCGACAAATACCAGGAGGGTGAAGTCCAGTGGTGGGATGCGGTTGATGTAATCTCCTCCAGCGGCTATTATCCCATCGACGCTTGGGAAGAGCAGCTAGACCGTATCGAACAGGTTGTGGCGAAGTTTGACAAACCTTTTTTCTTCATGGAGGCAGGCTGCCCAAGTCGCGAAGGCTCGCAATATATTCCAAATGACTGGGGACTCTCCGGCGCTCCAAGCGAAGAAACTCAGCGCCGCTTCTACGAGAGTATGTTCGAACATTCCGATAAACGCATATGGGTTGGCGGCTTTATGCTTTGGGATTGGCCAGCTCACTTATACGAAGAGAGCGATGCTGCCGCGAATGACGATTATTGCATGTATGGCAAACAAGCAGAGCAAACGGTACGGGACTATTATATTTCCAAAATAGTCGAAGCCAACAAGGAGGGCGCTGCCAAGTGA
- a CDS encoding helix-turn-helix domain-containing protein has translation MNIIIADDEEFIRLGLEKILTKMDLDLKVIGSYSNGMDAWTHISKLGDGELDVLITDIKMPMMDGLKLIEHLRGKRIATIVLSGFSDFEYARKALRYGVRDYLLKPVDKANLYEQLIKIKQERSDLASDYKGETAVKAAEPLSKEKEHHVIEQMKVILEEEYGKNFEMERISETVGMSANYLSRLFKQETGMTLTDYLIDIRIEKAKQFLTDHPNLKNYEISQLVGYSDPVYFNKLFKKIVGETPKDYKGKHR, from the coding sequence ATGAATATAATTATCGCTGATGATGAAGAGTTTATACGGCTAGGTCTTGAGAAAATATTAACTAAAATGGATCTGGATCTTAAGGTGATTGGCTCGTATAGTAATGGTATGGACGCTTGGACGCATATCTCGAAGCTGGGAGATGGCGAGCTGGATGTGCTTATTACCGATATAAAAATGCCCATGATGGACGGATTGAAGCTCATTGAGCATTTGCGCGGCAAGCGGATCGCAACGATTGTGCTCAGCGGCTTTAGTGATTTTGAATATGCGCGGAAGGCTTTGCGATACGGTGTGCGAGATTACTTGCTGAAGCCAGTCGACAAGGCCAATTTGTATGAGCAACTGATCAAAATTAAGCAGGAGCGAAGCGATCTGGCGTCGGATTATAAGGGTGAGACTGCTGTTAAGGCGGCGGAGCCGTTGTCGAAAGAAAAGGAGCATCATGTTATCGAGCAAATGAAAGTGATTTTGGAGGAGGAATACGGTAAAAATTTTGAAATGGAGCGAATCTCGGAAACGGTCGGTATGAGCGCCAATTATTTGAGCCGACTTTTTAAGCAGGAAACAGGCATGACGCTAACCGACTATTTGATCGATATTCGTATCGAGAAGGCAAAGCAGTTTTTAACCGATCATCCAAATTTGAAAAACTATGAAATTTCACAGCTCGTCGGGTATAGCGATCCGGTTTATTTTAATAAGCTGTTCAAGAAAATAGTCGGAGAAACGCCCAAGGATTACAAGGGGAAGCATCGTTAG
- a CDS encoding cation diffusion facilitator family transporter, whose amino-acid sequence MEATSKQSTFAIWISLISNILLTALKLIVGFLFGSQVLLADGVHNAGDVFASAAALIAMMISKRPPDKDHPYGHGKAEVIGAGMIAVILVLAAIYMGYHSVLALMGPPHTATLLVLITAAISLVWKQWLYIYTMRIGKKANSSGLIATAYDHLADVYASLAAVIGIALAMLGEHYNIQFLKYGDPVAGIIVAYFVLRLAIQMGRSSVDVLMEKNIDDERMDEILQLVQSIPEVKRIDRVRAREHGHYIIVDVRVGIPAELSVQEGHDISKKIKQVVMDQVPNVEEVLIHLNPWYKGE is encoded by the coding sequence ATGGAAGCAACAAGCAAACAATCTACTTTTGCAATTTGGATTAGTCTAATTAGTAATATCCTGTTAACCGCCTTGAAGCTAATAGTTGGATTTCTCTTTGGAAGTCAGGTGCTTTTGGCTGATGGTGTGCATAATGCAGGGGATGTATTTGCGAGCGCAGCAGCATTAATAGCCATGATGATATCGAAGCGGCCTCCGGATAAGGATCACCCTTATGGACATGGCAAAGCAGAGGTTATTGGCGCTGGCATGATCGCTGTCATACTGGTTCTAGCGGCCATCTACATGGGGTATCACTCCGTCCTGGCGCTGATGGGTCCTCCTCATACCGCAACACTGCTCGTTCTTATCACGGCAGCAATTTCATTAGTATGGAAACAGTGGCTTTATATCTACACGATGCGTATTGGGAAAAAAGCGAACAGCAGCGGCTTGATCGCCACTGCCTATGATCATCTTGCAGATGTTTATGCATCTCTTGCAGCCGTTATTGGTATCGCTCTGGCGATGCTTGGAGAACATTACAATATTCAGTTTCTAAAATATGGAGATCCAGTTGCGGGTATCATTGTAGCGTATTTTGTACTAAGGCTTGCGATTCAAATGGGACGTTCCTCTGTTGATGTATTGATGGAGAAAAATATAGACGATGAACGAATGGATGAGATTTTGCAGCTTGTGCAATCCATACCTGAAGTGAAAAGGATTGATCGCGTTCGGGCTAGGGAGCATGGACATTATATTATCGTAGATGTAAGGGTAGGGATACCTGCTGAGCTAAGCGTGCAGGAAGGGCATGATATTTCCAAAAAAATAAAGCAAGTTGTTATGGATCAGGTGCCAAATGTTGAGGAAGTGCTTATTCATTTGAATCCATGGTATAAGGGAGAATAA
- a CDS encoding AGE family epimerase/isomerase, whose amino-acid sequence MNDTNHSWLASIKQELESNILGFWMKHTIDETNGGFFGLISCDLTVYPEAGKSLVLNTRILWTFASAYRMTGKDEYLKIAERAYRYINNHFADHEFGGLYWMVDALGRAAETKKQVYGQAFAIYAFSEYYRATGNEAALQQAIELFRTLERYSYDQQYKGYFEALTREWQETSDNSLSEKDLNEKKSMNTHLHVMEGYTNLYRVWKSDELHAKLKELIEITIQHIINANNAHFILFFDEQWNGKSEHISYGHDIEGSWLLVEAAEVLGDEALLAEAKAIAIRMAEATLNEGLDEDGGLFNEAGPEGLLDSDKDWWPQAEAVVGFYNAYQMTGDEKYEAAAKKSWQFIEQFIVDKEHGEWYWSVTRNGSPSDNIEKVSPWKCPYHNGRACFEMIERLTGASPTH is encoded by the coding sequence GTGAACGACACAAATCATTCCTGGCTAGCCAGCATTAAGCAGGAGCTGGAATCGAATATTCTCGGCTTTTGGATGAAGCACACGATCGATGAGACAAATGGCGGCTTTTTCGGCCTCATCAGCTGTGATCTTACAGTGTACCCAGAAGCCGGTAAAAGCCTAGTACTCAATACGCGTATTTTGTGGACCTTCGCCTCCGCCTATCGGATGACAGGCAAGGATGAATACTTGAAAATCGCTGAGCGTGCTTATCGCTATATTAATAATCATTTTGCGGATCATGAATTTGGCGGATTATATTGGATGGTAGATGCGCTCGGCAGGGCAGCAGAAACGAAGAAGCAAGTGTATGGTCAAGCCTTCGCCATCTATGCTTTCTCCGAGTATTACCGCGCAACTGGCAATGAAGCTGCGCTTCAGCAAGCGATTGAGCTGTTCCGTACACTTGAGCGCTATAGCTACGACCAGCAATATAAGGGCTACTTCGAGGCACTGACTAGGGAATGGCAGGAAACGAGCGATAACAGTCTTAGCGAAAAAGATTTGAACGAGAAGAAATCGATGAATACTCACCTGCACGTCATGGAGGGCTATACGAATCTGTATCGTGTATGGAAGTCCGATGAGCTGCATGCCAAGCTGAAGGAATTGATTGAAATTACGATTCAGCACATCATTAATGCGAATAATGCGCACTTTATTCTGTTCTTCGATGAACAATGGAATGGCAAGTCCGAGCATATTTCTTACGGTCATGACATCGAGGGCAGCTGGCTGCTCGTAGAAGCCGCAGAGGTGCTCGGTGATGAGGCGCTGCTTGCCGAAGCCAAAGCCATCGCAATCCGTATGGCTGAAGCGACACTTAACGAAGGTTTAGACGAGGACGGCGGACTCTTTAATGAGGCTGGGCCCGAAGGCTTATTGGACTCCGACAAGGATTGGTGGCCGCAAGCCGAAGCTGTCGTTGGCTTCTACAACGCTTATCAAATGACTGGCGATGAGAAATACGAAGCGGCTGCGAAAAAATCGTGGCAATTCATCGAGCAATTCATCGTGGATAAAGAGCATGGCGAATGGTATTGGAGCGTAACACGCAACGGCTCGCCAAGCGACAATATAGAGAAGGTTAGTCCTTGGAAATGCCCTTATCATAACGGACGCGCCTGCTTTGAAATGATTGAGCGTCTAACTGGAGCATCACCAACACACTAA
- a CDS encoding sugar ABC transporter permease, which translates to MFSRLPFKTQKNYVVVGFVALPLLLLLTFAYYPALELIRLSFTSWDGLSPNKAWIGWSNYKEVFENPAIFGVFKHNFAYFAVGIVQNIAAIYFAVVLNSKLKGKNFFRLLLFLPYILNGVAVAYLFGYVFDTTNGSLNYLLGQLGFDALSKTSWLGSGSFVNYTLASIGFWRFMGFNMVIYLAALQSIPNDIYEAASIDGANGWQKFISITLPNIYKIIELNLFLTVTGALEVFDLPYILTKGGPAGSSETFVMKIVETAFQFNNYGLASAMSVVLLLFVVIVLSIQRFLLNRKGE; encoded by the coding sequence ATGTTCAGCAGGCTGCCTTTTAAAACACAAAAAAATTACGTAGTCGTGGGCTTCGTCGCATTGCCGCTGCTCTTGCTGCTGACGTTCGCTTATTATCCGGCGCTAGAGCTGATTCGCCTAAGCTTTACAAGCTGGGACGGTTTAAGCCCTAATAAGGCTTGGATCGGCTGGTCTAACTATAAAGAGGTTTTTGAAAACCCAGCTATATTCGGTGTATTCAAACATAACTTTGCCTATTTCGCCGTCGGAATTGTACAAAATATAGCTGCGATTTATTTTGCGGTTGTGCTGAACAGCAAGCTCAAAGGGAAAAACTTTTTTAGACTTCTGCTGTTCTTACCGTACATCCTTAATGGTGTTGCTGTAGCATACTTATTTGGGTACGTGTTCGATACGACTAATGGTTCTTTGAACTATTTGCTTGGACAGCTCGGCTTTGATGCTCTATCCAAAACAAGCTGGCTCGGCAGCGGTTCGTTCGTTAACTACACGCTCGCATCCATAGGCTTTTGGCGTTTTATGGGCTTTAATATGGTTATCTATTTGGCAGCTTTGCAATCAATCCCGAATGATATTTATGAAGCGGCCTCCATTGATGGGGCGAACGGCTGGCAAAAGTTTATCAGCATTACACTGCCGAACATTTACAAAATTATCGAGCTTAATTTATTTCTTACGGTTACCGGCGCTTTGGAGGTATTTGATCTGCCGTATATTCTTACCAAAGGCGGACCTGCCGGATCAAGCGAAACCTTCGTAATGAAAATTGTCGAGACGGCGTTCCAGTTTAACAATTATGGGTTGGCATCGGCGATGAGCGTAGTCTTGTTACTCTTTGTGGTTATCGTATTGTCTATTCAACGCTTCTTATTGAATAGGAAGGGGGAATAA